A single genomic interval of Notolabrus celidotus isolate fNotCel1 chromosome 13, fNotCel1.pri, whole genome shotgun sequence harbors:
- the LOC117823970 gene encoding dystrobrevin beta-like isoform X4, whose translation MVMEEGGQRDRGRGALGTAGAEGRQIFNELGEQNFDANCLSTYRTACKLRFIQKRCNLHLVDIYHVIEAVRDAGLNAVELHAGISVIRLENLVSSLFNQLSKRLPTTHTINPRESSVLLVQFLLAAIDSEPDSRLTVLSVKAMLATLCGGKLVDKLRYVFSQVSDSSGVLDQSKFDGFLREALKLPTAVHEGPSFGYTHTLARSCFPQQKRVMLNMFLDVIADPPQCLVWLPLMHRMANVEHVYHPVTCSFCRGNGMTGFRYRCLRCRGYQLCQDCFWRGNASGSHSSQHQMKEHSSWKSSATKFGRALSRTLGCVSSREPPHPIFPEEPERTLNLANIVPTRPLGNSGEAMLSSAAPESSKSLATAQRMNEEHALIAAYVNRLQSSPSSVDSPSRQDEEHKLIARYTSRLAETDSSGVIPNRSINFDVNKQKRELIAQLECKNREILAEIKRLRAQHDAACQASPEKGTTNPTLLAELRLLRQRKDELEQRMSSLQESRRELMVQLEGLMKLLKAQAAGSSHASPSRPSPSTVRSVGAASPHVHMYSPQDSLAGVGGDVQEAFAQGPRRNLRNDLLVAADSITNTVSSLVKELHSDDVREEEERLLNGKDRAG comes from the exons atggtgatggaggaggggggtcagagagacagagggaggggggctctggggacagcaggagcagaggGAAGACAAATCTTCAACGAACTTG GTGAACAGAACTTTGATGCCAATTGTCTCTCCACGTATCGAACAGCCTGCAAACTCAGATTCATACAAAAGAGATGCAACC TGCACCTAGTAGACATATACCATGTGATTGAGGCCGTGCGAGATGCTGGTTTGAACGCTGTGGAGCTACACGCTGGCATCTCTGTGATCAGATTAGAGAACCTGGTGTCCTCCCTGTTCAACCAGCTCAGCAAGCGCCTgcccaccacacacaccatcaaCCCCCGAGAGAGCTCTGTCCTGTTGGTCCAATTCTTACTTGCTGCTATTGACAG TGAGCCAGACAGCCGTCTGACAGTGCTCTCTGTGAAGGCAATGCTGGCCACGCTGTGTGGAGGGAAACTGGTGGATAAACTCCGCT atGTGTTTTCTCAGGTATCAGACTCCAGCGGTGTTTTGGATCAGTCCAAGTTTGATGGATTCCTAAGGGAGGCTCTCAAGCTGCCCACTGCTGTACACGAAGGACCGTCCTTTggctacacacacactttagcACGCTCATGCTTCCCACAACAG AAGAGGGTGATGCTCAACATGTTCCTGGACGTCATTGCTGACCCACCACAGTGTCTTGTCTGGCTGCCTCTCATGCACCGCATGGCTAACGTGGAGCATG tctATCATCCCGTCACCTGCTCCTTTTGTCGAGGCAACGGCATGACCGGCTTCCGCTACCGTTGCCTCCGTTGCCGTGGTTACCAGCTCTGCCAGGACTGCTTTTGGCGTGGCAACGCCAGCGGCTCTCACAGCAGCCAGCATCAGATGAAGGAGCACTCATCCTGG aagtcGTCTGCCACAAAGTTTGGTCGAGCCCTGAGCAGGACTCTGGGCTGTGTGTCGTCCAGAGAGCCACCTCATCCGATTTTCCCAGAGGAACCTGAGAGGACCCTCAACCTCGCCAACATAGT cccCACTCGCCCCCTTGGAAACAGCGGTGAGGCCATGCTGTCTTCAGCAGCCCCAGAGTCCTCCAAAAG tTTGGCAACTGCTCAGCGTATGAACGAGGAACACGCTCTGATCGCAGCGTATGTGAATCGCCTCCAGAGCAGCCCAAG tagTGTAGACAGTCCCAGCAGACAAGATGAGGAGCACAAACTGATCGCCCGCTACACCTCCCGACTGGCAGAGACTGACAGCTCTGGA GTGATACCAAACCGGAGCATCAACTTTGACGTGAACAAACAGAAGAGGGAGCTCATCGCTCAGCTGGAGTGCAAAAACAG agAGATCTTGGCAGAGATCAAACGTCTCCGCGCTCAGCATGACGCAGCGTGCCAGGCCAGCCCAGAGAAAGGCACCACCAACCCGACTCTGCTCGCCGAGCTCCGTCTGCTCAG ACAAAGGAAAGATGAGCTGGAGCAGAGGATGTCGTCTCTGCAAGAGAGCAGGAGGGAGCTGATGGTACAGCTGGAGGGACTGATGAAGCTGCTCAAG GCGCAGGCGGCTGGCTCTTCTCACGCCTCTCCTTCCCGACCGAGTCCGTCAACCGTCCGCTCTGTGGGTGCTGCATCTCCCCACGTTCACATGTATTCTCCTCAAGACTCCCTCGCTGGAGTAGGGGGTGACGTCCAAGAAGCTTTTGCCCAAG GCCCGAGAAGGAACCTGAGGAATGACCTCCTGGTAGCAGCTGACTCCATCACCAACACTGTGTCCTCTCTGGTCAAAGAGCTCCACTCTG
- the LOC117823970 gene encoding dystrobrevin beta-like isoform X1 has product MVMEEGGQRDRGRGALGTAGAEGRQIFNELGEQNFDANCLSTYRTACKLRFIQKRCNLHLVDIYHVIEAVRDAGLNAVELHAGISVIRLENLVSSLFNQLSKRLPTTHTINPRESSVLLVQFLLAAIDSEPDSRLTVLSVKAMLATLCGGKLVDKLRYVFSQVSDSSGVLDQSKFDGFLREALKLPTAVHEGPSFGYTHTLARSCFPQQKRVMLNMFLDVIADPPQCLVWLPLMHRMANVEHVYHPVTCSFCRGNGMTGFRYRCLRCRGYQLCQDCFWRGNASGSHSSQHQMKEHSSWKSSATKFGRALSRTLGCVSSREPPHPIFPEEPERTLNLANIVPTRPLGNSGEAMLSSAAPESSKSLATAQRMNEEHALIAAYVNRLQSSPSSVDSPSRQDEEHKLIARYTSRLAETDSSGVIPNRSINFDVNKQKRELIAQLECKNREILAEIKRLRAQHDAACQASPEKGTTNPTLLAELRLLRQRKDELEQRMSSLQESRRELMVQLEGLMKLLKDEEQRQAAQAAGSSHASPSRPSPSTVRSVGAASPHVHMYSPQDSLAGVGGDVQEAFAQGPRRNLRNDLLVAADSITNTVSSLVKELHSDDVREEEERLLNGKDRDAHSLYDSTHAPGALLCTAASFINVPSH; this is encoded by the exons atggtgatggaggaggggggtcagagagacagagggaggggggctctggggacagcaggagcagaggGAAGACAAATCTTCAACGAACTTG GTGAACAGAACTTTGATGCCAATTGTCTCTCCACGTATCGAACAGCCTGCAAACTCAGATTCATACAAAAGAGATGCAACC TGCACCTAGTAGACATATACCATGTGATTGAGGCCGTGCGAGATGCTGGTTTGAACGCTGTGGAGCTACACGCTGGCATCTCTGTGATCAGATTAGAGAACCTGGTGTCCTCCCTGTTCAACCAGCTCAGCAAGCGCCTgcccaccacacacaccatcaaCCCCCGAGAGAGCTCTGTCCTGTTGGTCCAATTCTTACTTGCTGCTATTGACAG TGAGCCAGACAGCCGTCTGACAGTGCTCTCTGTGAAGGCAATGCTGGCCACGCTGTGTGGAGGGAAACTGGTGGATAAACTCCGCT atGTGTTTTCTCAGGTATCAGACTCCAGCGGTGTTTTGGATCAGTCCAAGTTTGATGGATTCCTAAGGGAGGCTCTCAAGCTGCCCACTGCTGTACACGAAGGACCGTCCTTTggctacacacacactttagcACGCTCATGCTTCCCACAACAG AAGAGGGTGATGCTCAACATGTTCCTGGACGTCATTGCTGACCCACCACAGTGTCTTGTCTGGCTGCCTCTCATGCACCGCATGGCTAACGTGGAGCATG tctATCATCCCGTCACCTGCTCCTTTTGTCGAGGCAACGGCATGACCGGCTTCCGCTACCGTTGCCTCCGTTGCCGTGGTTACCAGCTCTGCCAGGACTGCTTTTGGCGTGGCAACGCCAGCGGCTCTCACAGCAGCCAGCATCAGATGAAGGAGCACTCATCCTGG aagtcGTCTGCCACAAAGTTTGGTCGAGCCCTGAGCAGGACTCTGGGCTGTGTGTCGTCCAGAGAGCCACCTCATCCGATTTTCCCAGAGGAACCTGAGAGGACCCTCAACCTCGCCAACATAGT cccCACTCGCCCCCTTGGAAACAGCGGTGAGGCCATGCTGTCTTCAGCAGCCCCAGAGTCCTCCAAAAG tTTGGCAACTGCTCAGCGTATGAACGAGGAACACGCTCTGATCGCAGCGTATGTGAATCGCCTCCAGAGCAGCCCAAG tagTGTAGACAGTCCCAGCAGACAAGATGAGGAGCACAAACTGATCGCCCGCTACACCTCCCGACTGGCAGAGACTGACAGCTCTGGA GTGATACCAAACCGGAGCATCAACTTTGACGTGAACAAACAGAAGAGGGAGCTCATCGCTCAGCTGGAGTGCAAAAACAG agAGATCTTGGCAGAGATCAAACGTCTCCGCGCTCAGCATGACGCAGCGTGCCAGGCCAGCCCAGAGAAAGGCACCACCAACCCGACTCTGCTCGCCGAGCTCCGTCTGCTCAG ACAAAGGAAAGATGAGCTGGAGCAGAGGATGTCGTCTCTGCAAGAGAGCAGGAGGGAGCTGATGGTACAGCTGGAGGGACTGATGAAGCTGCTCAAG GATGAGGAACAGCGACAGGCA GCGCAGGCGGCTGGCTCTTCTCACGCCTCTCCTTCCCGACCGAGTCCGTCAACCGTCCGCTCTGTGGGTGCTGCATCTCCCCACGTTCACATGTATTCTCCTCAAGACTCCCTCGCTGGAGTAGGGGGTGACGTCCAAGAAGCTTTTGCCCAAG GCCCGAGAAGGAACCTGAGGAATGACCTCCTGGTAGCAGCTGACTCCATCACCAACACTGTGTCCTCTCTGGTCAAAGAGCTCCACTCTG
- the LOC117823970 gene encoding dystrobrevin beta-like isoform X2 produces MVMEEGGQRDRGRGALGTAGAEGRQIFNELGEQNFDANCLSTYRTACKLRFIQKRCNLHLVDIYHVIEAVRDAGLNAVELHAGISVIRLENLVSSLFNQLSKRLPTTHTINPRESSVLLVQFLLAAIDSEPDSRLTVLSVKAMLATLCGGKLVDKLRYVFSQVSDSSGVLDQSKFDGFLREALKLPTAVHEGPSFGYTHTLARSCFPQQKRVMLNMFLDVIADPPQCLVWLPLMHRMANVEHVYHPVTCSFCRGNGMTGFRYRCLRCRGYQLCQDCFWRGNASGSHSSQHQMKEHSSWKSSATKFGRALSRTLGCVSSREPPHPIFPEEPERTLNLANIVPTRPLGNSGEAMLSSAAPESSKSLATAQRMNEEHALIAAYVNRLQSSPSSVDSPSRQDEEHKLIARYTSRLAETDSSGVIPNRSINFDVNKQKRELIAQLECKNREILAEIKRLRAQHDAACQASPEKGTTNPTLLAELRLLRQRKDELEQRMSSLQESRRELMVQLEGLMKLLKAQAAGSSHASPSRPSPSTVRSVGAASPHVHMYSPQDSLAGVGGDVQEAFAQGPRRNLRNDLLVAADSITNTVSSLVKELHSDDVREEEERLLNGKDRDAHSLYDSTHAPGALLCTAASFINVPSH; encoded by the exons atggtgatggaggaggggggtcagagagacagagggaggggggctctggggacagcaggagcagaggGAAGACAAATCTTCAACGAACTTG GTGAACAGAACTTTGATGCCAATTGTCTCTCCACGTATCGAACAGCCTGCAAACTCAGATTCATACAAAAGAGATGCAACC TGCACCTAGTAGACATATACCATGTGATTGAGGCCGTGCGAGATGCTGGTTTGAACGCTGTGGAGCTACACGCTGGCATCTCTGTGATCAGATTAGAGAACCTGGTGTCCTCCCTGTTCAACCAGCTCAGCAAGCGCCTgcccaccacacacaccatcaaCCCCCGAGAGAGCTCTGTCCTGTTGGTCCAATTCTTACTTGCTGCTATTGACAG TGAGCCAGACAGCCGTCTGACAGTGCTCTCTGTGAAGGCAATGCTGGCCACGCTGTGTGGAGGGAAACTGGTGGATAAACTCCGCT atGTGTTTTCTCAGGTATCAGACTCCAGCGGTGTTTTGGATCAGTCCAAGTTTGATGGATTCCTAAGGGAGGCTCTCAAGCTGCCCACTGCTGTACACGAAGGACCGTCCTTTggctacacacacactttagcACGCTCATGCTTCCCACAACAG AAGAGGGTGATGCTCAACATGTTCCTGGACGTCATTGCTGACCCACCACAGTGTCTTGTCTGGCTGCCTCTCATGCACCGCATGGCTAACGTGGAGCATG tctATCATCCCGTCACCTGCTCCTTTTGTCGAGGCAACGGCATGACCGGCTTCCGCTACCGTTGCCTCCGTTGCCGTGGTTACCAGCTCTGCCAGGACTGCTTTTGGCGTGGCAACGCCAGCGGCTCTCACAGCAGCCAGCATCAGATGAAGGAGCACTCATCCTGG aagtcGTCTGCCACAAAGTTTGGTCGAGCCCTGAGCAGGACTCTGGGCTGTGTGTCGTCCAGAGAGCCACCTCATCCGATTTTCCCAGAGGAACCTGAGAGGACCCTCAACCTCGCCAACATAGT cccCACTCGCCCCCTTGGAAACAGCGGTGAGGCCATGCTGTCTTCAGCAGCCCCAGAGTCCTCCAAAAG tTTGGCAACTGCTCAGCGTATGAACGAGGAACACGCTCTGATCGCAGCGTATGTGAATCGCCTCCAGAGCAGCCCAAG tagTGTAGACAGTCCCAGCAGACAAGATGAGGAGCACAAACTGATCGCCCGCTACACCTCCCGACTGGCAGAGACTGACAGCTCTGGA GTGATACCAAACCGGAGCATCAACTTTGACGTGAACAAACAGAAGAGGGAGCTCATCGCTCAGCTGGAGTGCAAAAACAG agAGATCTTGGCAGAGATCAAACGTCTCCGCGCTCAGCATGACGCAGCGTGCCAGGCCAGCCCAGAGAAAGGCACCACCAACCCGACTCTGCTCGCCGAGCTCCGTCTGCTCAG ACAAAGGAAAGATGAGCTGGAGCAGAGGATGTCGTCTCTGCAAGAGAGCAGGAGGGAGCTGATGGTACAGCTGGAGGGACTGATGAAGCTGCTCAAG GCGCAGGCGGCTGGCTCTTCTCACGCCTCTCCTTCCCGACCGAGTCCGTCAACCGTCCGCTCTGTGGGTGCTGCATCTCCCCACGTTCACATGTATTCTCCTCAAGACTCCCTCGCTGGAGTAGGGGGTGACGTCCAAGAAGCTTTTGCCCAAG GCCCGAGAAGGAACCTGAGGAATGACCTCCTGGTAGCAGCTGACTCCATCACCAACACTGTGTCCTCTCTGGTCAAAGAGCTCCACTCTG
- the LOC117823970 gene encoding dystrobrevin beta-like isoform X3 — MVMEEGGQRDRGRGALGTAGAEGRQIFNELGEQNFDANCLSTYRTACKLRFIQKRCNLHLVDIYHVIEAVRDAGLNAVELHAGISVIRLENLVSSLFNQLSKRLPTTHTINPRESSVLLVQFLLAAIDSEPDSRLTVLSVKAMLATLCGGKLVDKLRYVFSQVSDSSGVLDQSKFDGFLREALKLPTAVHEGPSFGYTHTLARSCFPQQKRVMLNMFLDVIADPPQCLVWLPLMHRMANVEHVYHPVTCSFCRGNGMTGFRYRCLRCRGYQLCQDCFWRGNASGSHSSQHQMKEHSSWKSSATKFGRALSRTLGCVSSREPPHPIFPEEPERTLNLANIVPTRPLGNSGEAMLSSAAPESSKSLATAQRMNEEHALIAAYVNRLQSSPSSVDSPSRQDEEHKLIARYTSRLAETDSSGVIPNRSINFDVNKQKRELIAQLECKNREILAEIKRLRAQHDAACQASPEKGTTNPTLLAELRLLRQRKDELEQRMSSLQESRRELMVQLEGLMKLLKDEEQRQAAQAAGSSHASPSRPSPSTVRSVGAASPHVHMYSPQDSLAGVGGDVQEAFAQGPRRNLRNDLLVAADSITNTVSSLVKELHSDDVREEEERLLNGKDRAG, encoded by the exons atggtgatggaggaggggggtcagagagacagagggaggggggctctggggacagcaggagcagaggGAAGACAAATCTTCAACGAACTTG GTGAACAGAACTTTGATGCCAATTGTCTCTCCACGTATCGAACAGCCTGCAAACTCAGATTCATACAAAAGAGATGCAACC TGCACCTAGTAGACATATACCATGTGATTGAGGCCGTGCGAGATGCTGGTTTGAACGCTGTGGAGCTACACGCTGGCATCTCTGTGATCAGATTAGAGAACCTGGTGTCCTCCCTGTTCAACCAGCTCAGCAAGCGCCTgcccaccacacacaccatcaaCCCCCGAGAGAGCTCTGTCCTGTTGGTCCAATTCTTACTTGCTGCTATTGACAG TGAGCCAGACAGCCGTCTGACAGTGCTCTCTGTGAAGGCAATGCTGGCCACGCTGTGTGGAGGGAAACTGGTGGATAAACTCCGCT atGTGTTTTCTCAGGTATCAGACTCCAGCGGTGTTTTGGATCAGTCCAAGTTTGATGGATTCCTAAGGGAGGCTCTCAAGCTGCCCACTGCTGTACACGAAGGACCGTCCTTTggctacacacacactttagcACGCTCATGCTTCCCACAACAG AAGAGGGTGATGCTCAACATGTTCCTGGACGTCATTGCTGACCCACCACAGTGTCTTGTCTGGCTGCCTCTCATGCACCGCATGGCTAACGTGGAGCATG tctATCATCCCGTCACCTGCTCCTTTTGTCGAGGCAACGGCATGACCGGCTTCCGCTACCGTTGCCTCCGTTGCCGTGGTTACCAGCTCTGCCAGGACTGCTTTTGGCGTGGCAACGCCAGCGGCTCTCACAGCAGCCAGCATCAGATGAAGGAGCACTCATCCTGG aagtcGTCTGCCACAAAGTTTGGTCGAGCCCTGAGCAGGACTCTGGGCTGTGTGTCGTCCAGAGAGCCACCTCATCCGATTTTCCCAGAGGAACCTGAGAGGACCCTCAACCTCGCCAACATAGT cccCACTCGCCCCCTTGGAAACAGCGGTGAGGCCATGCTGTCTTCAGCAGCCCCAGAGTCCTCCAAAAG tTTGGCAACTGCTCAGCGTATGAACGAGGAACACGCTCTGATCGCAGCGTATGTGAATCGCCTCCAGAGCAGCCCAAG tagTGTAGACAGTCCCAGCAGACAAGATGAGGAGCACAAACTGATCGCCCGCTACACCTCCCGACTGGCAGAGACTGACAGCTCTGGA GTGATACCAAACCGGAGCATCAACTTTGACGTGAACAAACAGAAGAGGGAGCTCATCGCTCAGCTGGAGTGCAAAAACAG agAGATCTTGGCAGAGATCAAACGTCTCCGCGCTCAGCATGACGCAGCGTGCCAGGCCAGCCCAGAGAAAGGCACCACCAACCCGACTCTGCTCGCCGAGCTCCGTCTGCTCAG ACAAAGGAAAGATGAGCTGGAGCAGAGGATGTCGTCTCTGCAAGAGAGCAGGAGGGAGCTGATGGTACAGCTGGAGGGACTGATGAAGCTGCTCAAG GATGAGGAACAGCGACAGGCA GCGCAGGCGGCTGGCTCTTCTCACGCCTCTCCTTCCCGACCGAGTCCGTCAACCGTCCGCTCTGTGGGTGCTGCATCTCCCCACGTTCACATGTATTCTCCTCAAGACTCCCTCGCTGGAGTAGGGGGTGACGTCCAAGAAGCTTTTGCCCAAG GCCCGAGAAGGAACCTGAGGAATGACCTCCTGGTAGCAGCTGACTCCATCACCAACACTGTGTCCTCTCTGGTCAAAGAGCTCCACTCTG